TGCTGGCTGGTCGTGAGTCATGACGGTCGCTTCGCCTACACCACCAACGCAGGCAGCAACACCATATCCGGTTATAACGTCGCATTTGACGGTTCAATCTCCCTTCTCGACGAGGATGGAGTTACCAGCAAAACCGGTAAAGCCAGCGGGCCGCTCGATATGGGAATAAGCAATGACGGCCGCAACCTCTACACCCTGAACGGACGCAACGATACGATCGGTAGCTTTGAGATCAAGGAGAAAGGCGGCCTGTCAGCGTTGGGCTCGAGTATCGACGTACCGGTATCGGCCAACGGTCTGGCCGTGCGTTAAGCCGATATAATCGGTAGCAAGGCGAAGAACGTCGACGAGCGATTCGCTCTCAGGCTGTCTTCTGACTCAATCAGCTGCCCTAGCGGTTATTGGTGAAGAAGGCCGCCTGGGGGCGCGGGGCGTGAAGTTGTCAATGGGCAACCACATACGCTATCCGCGGGACGTTCCAGCGCGCCCGGGTGCAACCCGGGAATGAAGCACTGCTCTTCCAGATAAGGCTGCGCTTCACCCAGGGATGGCACCAACCATGTCATCTTACCACCGCTGGACTTCATTGCCCGGCTGGATCTTCAGGTGTGGAAAACAGGGGTTATTATATTGCGGGCAGGGGTGGCATTCAGGGTGGCCACAGGGCGATCGGAGGTCGATGGGACAGGCGGGCGCGTTGTGGAGTGCCGGGGCTCGCATCTGCGGTGCATCGTGCCGCCGGGGGACGAGTGGGGCTGCACCGTCACCTGCGAGAGACGGCGGCTACCACGCAATGCGCTGACCAAACTCGAAGTCGGACTCGGGCTGTTGGAGGAGGTCCCGGTGCGGCGCCGGCTCGGGCGCCTCGTCCCAGGCGGGCGGTGCGCGGGCGGGGGCCAATGTACTTAAAACAAAGGGCGTGCTAAATCCGAAAGAAACGGTCAAGACATTGGAAAGAAGGCTTTTTTCTGACCGGCCAGGCTGTCACTCAGGCGCAACGGTAATCCGCGGGCCGCGACGATTCGCGGGTCGGTCGCGAAGGATGGAGGGCGCCCATCCGCGGCGGGCTTCGGCTACGCCGGGTGACAACGAGACCAGATCGGATGGAGAGCGCGGGCCTGGAGCCCAGCGGCGCGGAGACCTTCGAGACGATTCGCCGGTGCGGCCGCATATCCGCCCGTTGGAACGCGCGCAACGGGCGCCACTTTGTCTCAAGATGCACGCAAGCGACCTGGAGCAGCCACCATGCGTCAGCCGAGCCCCATCAACATCGCTCTGATCGACCACGTCGTGATTCGCGCCGTCGACCTGGAGCGCATGATCGCCTTCTACAGCGACGTTCTGGGCTGCCGGTTGGAGCGTGGGCCAGGTGAGATCGGGCTCGCCCAGCTACGCGCCGGGCAATCCTTGATCGACCTGGTCGATGTCGAGAGTGACTTGGGTCGAGCGGGCGGTGAGCCTCCGAAGCACCGGGCGCCCAACATGGACCACGTCTGCCT
Above is a genomic segment from Gammaproteobacteria bacterium containing:
- a CDS encoding VOC family protein — encoded protein: MRQPSPINIALIDHVVIRAVDLERMIAFYSDVLGCRLERGPGEIGLAQLRAGQSLIDLVDVESDLGRAGGEPPKHRAPNMDHVCLQVQPWDPDAIIAHLRGQGVEVGEIVTRYGALGSGPSLYIRDPEGNTVELKGVVQG